A region of Maridesulfovibrio sp. DNA encodes the following proteins:
- a CDS encoding Na/Pi symporter, which yields MTTGLKQAAGKSLRKILGEWTQSPGRGLFSGFLITALVQSSSAITVAVIGFVNAGLITLSQSIGVIYGSNIGTTVTGWIVAAVGFSVNLKAFALPVVALGALLRISGPSTRRAFFGDAFAGFGLFLMGISTLQMSFKGIESSIDLSSFAAMGILSIPIFIGIGLILTLLMQSSSAAMALVLTAAVSGLLDLNQGAAAVIGTNIGTTSTAALSVIGATINAKKVATGHIIFNILTAFVALLLLPILIKSILFFMDLMNLTREPAVILALFHTVFNILGVLLLWPFTDKLVSFIEKRFASLEDERGRPKYLDNNVITTPTLALDALNLEMERIGQLTRRIVRKGLNSNFSYGALSADKAAQDSLIEAARSFCARLQSRPLTEHQGQQVATALRVLQYFRTAGALCASIEKKKLRPALDRLGPDADMVTVFQNSCIGVLNIADNPYSEEFCQIDNMTHDMLSAYHDLKEKLLSAGGTGSIPVPEMVEQLELFSKIRRIARQAAKGAVYLAAMRPDSGVCCPTNTVKFAWNRHW from the coding sequence ATGACCACAGGTTTAAAACAGGCTGCCGGAAAATCACTGCGGAAGATTCTTGGGGAATGGACTCAAAGTCCGGGACGCGGACTCTTCTCAGGGTTTCTGATTACTGCTCTGGTACAATCATCTAGTGCGATAACTGTGGCGGTTATCGGCTTTGTAAATGCAGGGCTGATTACCCTGTCGCAATCCATCGGGGTTATTTACGGCAGCAATATCGGAACTACAGTTACCGGCTGGATTGTCGCCGCCGTAGGCTTCAGCGTAAACCTGAAAGCCTTTGCCCTGCCTGTTGTAGCTTTAGGTGCATTGCTGCGTATAAGCGGACCATCTACACGACGGGCATTTTTCGGGGATGCCTTCGCCGGATTCGGACTTTTTCTGATGGGGATATCCACCCTGCAGATGTCCTTCAAAGGGATTGAATCATCCATTGACCTTTCTTCTTTTGCGGCAATGGGCATTCTTTCCATACCCATTTTCATCGGTATCGGACTAATACTGACCCTTCTCATGCAGAGTTCCAGCGCAGCTATGGCCCTTGTACTTACTGCCGCAGTCAGCGGCCTGCTCGACCTCAATCAAGGTGCTGCCGCTGTTATCGGAACCAACATAGGTACAACCTCCACGGCAGCTCTCTCAGTAATAGGAGCCACCATCAACGCCAAAAAAGTGGCCACCGGACATATTATTTTTAATATTCTCACTGCATTCGTAGCCCTACTTCTGCTACCGATACTTATCAAATCAATTCTCTTTTTCATGGATCTCATGAATCTTACCCGTGAACCTGCAGTAATTCTGGCCCTGTTTCACACAGTATTCAACATCCTCGGGGTTCTGCTGCTCTGGCCTTTCACCGACAAACTGGTTTCTTTCATCGAAAAAAGATTCGCATCTCTGGAAGACGAACGCGGGCGTCCCAAATATCTGGACAACAACGTAATCACTACTCCGACACTTGCACTTGATGCCCTGAATCTTGAAATGGAACGTATCGGTCAACTGACCCGCAGAATTGTGCGAAAAGGGTTGAATTCAAACTTCAGCTACGGAGCCCTATCTGCAGACAAGGCAGCACAGGACAGCCTCATTGAAGCAGCCCGTTCCTTCTGCGCCAGACTGCAATCCCGTCCGCTTACCGAACACCAGGGCCAACAAGTGGCAACCGCCCTGCGAGTACTGCAATATTTCCGTACAGCGGGAGCCCTTTGCGCTTCTATTGAAAAGAAAAAACTCAGACCGGCCCTTGACCGGCTCGGACCGGACGCAGATATGGTCACAGTTTTCCAGAACTCGTGCATCGGGGTATTGAATATTGCCGACAACCCGTATTCTGAGGAATTCTGCCAAATCGACAACATGACACATGACATGTTATCTGCTTATCACGACCTGAAAGAAAAACTCCTATCCGCAGGAGGGACAGGCAGCATTCCCGTCCCTGAAATGGTTGAACAGCTTGAACTTTTTTCTAAAATCAGGCGTATAGCCCGGCAGGCAGCTAAAGGGGCAGTCTACCTTGCGGCCATGAGGCCTGATTCAGGAGTCTGTTGCCCGACCAATACCGTCAAATTCGCGTGGAATCGCCATTGGTAA